A genomic window from Peromyscus maniculatus bairdii isolate BWxNUB_F1_BW_parent chromosome 1, HU_Pman_BW_mat_3.1, whole genome shotgun sequence includes:
- the LOC121825725 gene encoding cell adhesion molecule CEACAM15-like → MAPLSLLFCKGLLLTASLLACWTSNAVAHPSIEAVPPSLPEGGNVLLRVDNQAEKLQAFFWYKGKRAFEEFKIAHYETASQSLKWGRKYSGRERVYTNGSLLLQNVTQEDTGIYTLETFGTYYQCEITHVYLQVYKIVTQPTIQVKTTRVGRQNAAILTCMSPYSGVDVSWIFNNKTLDFSRRMTLSPEKHRLTIAPLRLEDAGEYLCEISNSFSSKKSHPVYLFLISV, encoded by the exons CCTCCCTTTTAGCCTGCTGGACCTCAAACGCCGTGGCCCACCCATCTATTGAGGCTGTACCGCCCTCTCTTCCTGAAGGGGGAAATGTTCTTCTACGTGTTGATAACCAGGCAGAGAAGCTTCAGGCCTTTTTCTGGTATAAAGGCAAACGCGCCTTTGAAGAATTTAAAATTGCACATTATGAAACAGCCTCTCAATCACTTAAATGGGGGCGTAAATACAGTGGTAGGGAGAGGGTGTACACCAACGGATCCCTGCTGCTCCAGAATGTCACCCAGGAAGACACGGGGATCTACACCCTAGAAACCTTTGGAACATATTACCAATGTGAAATAACACATGTCTACCTCCAGGTGTACA AGATTGTGACACAGCCCACCATCCAAGTCAAGACCACTAGAGTGGGGAGACAGAACGCTGCAATTCTCACTTGCATGTCACCCTACTCGGGAGTTGACGTCAGCTGGATCTTCAATAACAAGACCCTGGATTTCAGCAGGAGGATGACGCTGTCCCCTGAAAAGCACAGGCTCACCATAGCTCCCCTCAGGCTGGAGGATGCAGGGGAGTATCTGTGtgagatctccaactccttcagCTCCAAGAAAAGTCACCCCGTCTACTTGTTCTTGATCAGTGTATGa